A single Phoenix dactylifera cultivar Barhee BC4 chromosome 1, palm_55x_up_171113_PBpolish2nd_filt_p, whole genome shotgun sequence DNA region contains:
- the LOC103706104 gene encoding COX assembly mitochondrial protein 2 homolog, with the protein MHPPLTLHRHPMCVEIIEEFQKCHTDHPIAKFFGQCTELKIKLDRCFREEKALKRKANFERSKILKERIQAHRKEMTEKSAE; encoded by the exons ATGCACCCTCCTTTGACTTTGCATAGGCATCCGATGTGTGTAGAG atCATTGAAGAGTTTCAAAAATGCCACACAGACCATCCGATTGCAAAATTCTTTGGGCAATGTACTGAATTGAAGATAAAGCTGGATCGCTGTTTCCGTGAGGAA AAAGCTTTGAAACGAAAGGCTAATTTCGAAAGGAGTAAGATATTGAAGGAAAGGATACAGGCCCACAGAAAAGAAATGACGGAGAAAAGCGCAGAATAA
- the LOC103706130 gene encoding MADS-box transcription factor 26-like, with protein sequence MARGKVQMRRIENSVHRQVTFCKRRAGLLKKAKELSVLTDADIGIIIFSTHGKLYELATRGTMGGLIERYRKASGEAQTEGGEVNQEQESKQEISMLKQEINILQKCLRCMYGDGASENMTLEELHALERHLEIWTYHIRATKMQIMFQEIQSLKNKEGIPTAAKEFFQEKIVEQNGHFDVAPMLVQQNGHFDASPMVVHQNGYFNVATAMDDIPYPLTIQNDYSRFTSSAWASPTEDNMVGRTL encoded by the exons ATGGCACGCGGCAAGGTGCAGATGAGGAGGATCGAGAACTCCGTCCACCGGCAGGTCACCTTCTGCAAACGCCGGGCAGGGCTGCTCAAGAAGGCAAAGGAGCTATCGGTGTTAACTGATGCTGATATCGGCATCATAATCTTCTCCACACATGGCAAGCTCTATGAACTAGCCACCAGGGG GACTATGGGAGGTTTGATTGAAAGGTACAGAAAGGCAAGTGGAGAAGCTCAAACTGAAGGGGGTGAAGTGAACCAAGAACAG GAATCTAAACAGGAGATATCAATGCTAAAGCAAGAGATCAATATACTACAGAAGTGTTTGAG GTGCATGTATGGAGATGGAGCCTCTGAAAATATGACACTGGAGGAGCTGCATGCCTTGGAAAGGCATCTCGAAATATGGACGTATCACATACGTGCCACAAAG ATGCAGATCATGTTCCAGGAAATCCAGTCCCTTAAAAATAAG GAGGGCATACCAACAGCTGCTAAGGAATTTTTCCAAGAAA AGATAGTGGAGCAAAATGGGCATTTTGATGTAGCTCCAATGCTTGTACAGCAAAATGGGCATTTTGATGCCTCCCCAATGGTGGTACATCAAAATGGGTATTTTAACGTAGCCACAGCCATGGATGACATCCCATATCCACTAACCATACAGAATGACTATTCCCGTTTTACGAGCTCAGCATGGGCTAGTCCTACTGAGGACAATATGGTTGGACGAACGTTGTGA
- the LOC103706105 gene encoding succinate dehydrogenase subunit 6, mitochondrial-like isoform X1, with amino-acid sequence MAEESSDSSQGGFLGKHYEEVKGHWRRNLAFLDYYKKTLGRAEPLPKWTDADVEEFIASDLVYGPQVPYGVLEWTSFPFQLKALRESRKYAIVGALLGAAHLGGVSWKYSKSPHGFVLATGFGALCGGVLGSEVAEHWKQLYKIDKQGANLRFLYWWEDKTVARGYLLESKVGCPTILKLVMLAEK; translated from the exons atggCGGAGGAGAGCTCGGATTCGTCGCAAGGGGGGTTTCTGGGGAAGCACTACGAGGAGGTGAAGGGGCACTGGAGGAGGAACCTCGCCTTCTTGGACTACTACAAGAAGACGCTGGGCCGCGCGGAGCCCCTACCTAAGTGGACCGACGCCGACGTCGAGGAGTTCATCGCCTCCGATCTCGTCTACGGCCCCCAG GTTCCTTATGGTGTTCTGGAATGGACCTCTTTTCCTTTTCAGTTGAAAGCTTTAAGGGAATCAAGGAAGTACGCAATTGTTGGGGCGCTCCTTGGTGCAGCACATTTAGGAGGAGTTTCCTGGAAATATTCAAAGAGCCCACATG GTTTTGTTTTGGCTACCGGATTCGGAGCCCTCTGTGGTGGTGTCCTTGGATCTGAAGTTGCAGAACACTGGAAGCAGCTCTACAAGATTGATAAGCAGGGTGCGAATCTTAGGTTTCTCTACTGGTGGGAGGACAAAACAGTAG CTAGAGGGTACCTGCTGGAGTCAAAGGTGGGATGCCCAACAATTTTAAAGCTGGTCATGCTTGCAGAGAAATAA
- the LOC103706105 gene encoding succinate dehydrogenase subunit 6, mitochondrial-like isoform X2, with product MAEESSDSSQGGFLGKHYEEVKGHWRRNLAFLDYYKKTLGRAEPLPKWTDADVEEFIASDLVYGPQLKALRESRKYAIVGALLGAAHLGGVSWKYSKSPHGFVLATGFGALCGGVLGSEVAEHWKQLYKIDKQGANLRFLYWWEDKTVARGYLLESKVGCPTILKLVMLAEK from the exons atggCGGAGGAGAGCTCGGATTCGTCGCAAGGGGGGTTTCTGGGGAAGCACTACGAGGAGGTGAAGGGGCACTGGAGGAGGAACCTCGCCTTCTTGGACTACTACAAGAAGACGCTGGGCCGCGCGGAGCCCCTACCTAAGTGGACCGACGCCGACGTCGAGGAGTTCATCGCCTCCGATCTCGTCTACGGCCCCCAG TTGAAAGCTTTAAGGGAATCAAGGAAGTACGCAATTGTTGGGGCGCTCCTTGGTGCAGCACATTTAGGAGGAGTTTCCTGGAAATATTCAAAGAGCCCACATG GTTTTGTTTTGGCTACCGGATTCGGAGCCCTCTGTGGTGGTGTCCTTGGATCTGAAGTTGCAGAACACTGGAAGCAGCTCTACAAGATTGATAAGCAGGGTGCGAATCTTAGGTTTCTCTACTGGTGGGAGGACAAAACAGTAG CTAGAGGGTACCTGCTGGAGTCAAAGGTGGGATGCCCAACAATTTTAAAGCTGGTCATGCTTGCAGAGAAATAA
- the LOC103706105 gene encoding succinate dehydrogenase subunit 6, mitochondrial-like isoform X3: protein MAEESSDSSQGGFLGKHYEEVKGHWRRNLAFLDYYKKTLGRAEPLPKWTDADVEEFIASDLVYGPQVPYGVLEWTSFPFQLKALRESRKYAIVGALLGAAHLGGVSWKYSKSPHGFVLATGFGALCGGVLGSEVAEHWKQLYKIDKQGANLRFLYWWEDKTVGNRRN, encoded by the exons atggCGGAGGAGAGCTCGGATTCGTCGCAAGGGGGGTTTCTGGGGAAGCACTACGAGGAGGTGAAGGGGCACTGGAGGAGGAACCTCGCCTTCTTGGACTACTACAAGAAGACGCTGGGCCGCGCGGAGCCCCTACCTAAGTGGACCGACGCCGACGTCGAGGAGTTCATCGCCTCCGATCTCGTCTACGGCCCCCAG GTTCCTTATGGTGTTCTGGAATGGACCTCTTTTCCTTTTCAGTTGAAAGCTTTAAGGGAATCAAGGAAGTACGCAATTGTTGGGGCGCTCCTTGGTGCAGCACATTTAGGAGGAGTTTCCTGGAAATATTCAAAGAGCCCACATG GTTTTGTTTTGGCTACCGGATTCGGAGCCCTCTGTGGTGGTGTCCTTGGATCTGAAGTTGCAGAACACTGGAAGCAGCTCTACAAGATTGATAAGCAGGGTGCGAATCTTAGGTTTCTCTACTGGTGGGAGGACAAAACAGTAG GGAACCGGAGAAATTGA
- the LOC103706105 gene encoding succinate dehydrogenase subunit 6, mitochondrial-like isoform X4 has translation MAEESSDSSQGGFLGKHYEEVKGHWRRNLAFLDYYKKTLGRAEPLPKWTDADVEEFIASDLVYGPQLKALRESRKYAIVGALLGAAHLGGVSWKYSKSPHGFVLATGFGALCGGVLGSEVAEHWKQLYKIDKQGANLRFLYWWEDKTVGNRRN, from the exons atggCGGAGGAGAGCTCGGATTCGTCGCAAGGGGGGTTTCTGGGGAAGCACTACGAGGAGGTGAAGGGGCACTGGAGGAGGAACCTCGCCTTCTTGGACTACTACAAGAAGACGCTGGGCCGCGCGGAGCCCCTACCTAAGTGGACCGACGCCGACGTCGAGGAGTTCATCGCCTCCGATCTCGTCTACGGCCCCCAG TTGAAAGCTTTAAGGGAATCAAGGAAGTACGCAATTGTTGGGGCGCTCCTTGGTGCAGCACATTTAGGAGGAGTTTCCTGGAAATATTCAAAGAGCCCACATG GTTTTGTTTTGGCTACCGGATTCGGAGCCCTCTGTGGTGGTGTCCTTGGATCTGAAGTTGCAGAACACTGGAAGCAGCTCTACAAGATTGATAAGCAGGGTGCGAATCTTAGGTTTCTCTACTGGTGGGAGGACAAAACAGTAG GGAACCGGAGAAATTGA